Below is a window of Bordetella genomosp. 9 DNA.
CGCACCCGCCCCGCCGCCCCTTGAAAAACCGGCGATCCGCCTCGATATTCGTTGAAGACCGGGCCCATGCCCACCCGGACTGTGCCAGTACCGGGCGGGCGGCAAGGTCGCATTGAGAGTACAATGAAAGGCAACTGGGGCCGATCCGGATTCGACGTGGGTCGCGAAACAGTGCAGGGCATGCCGAGCACCAGTCAGCTCGTAAATCCACTGGAACACTACAAACGCCAACGACGCGTTCTTCGCTCAAGCAAAAGCTGCTTAATGAGCCGCTGCACTGACTTGTCTTTGGGTCAGGTGGAGGAAGGTAAAACTTCCTAGGGGGCAACCCCGAACCGCTGCAGTGTCATCGAACAAAGAATCGGTGTGGACTGGGGTCTGACGGTTCACACTTAAATCACATGACTCGCTTCGGGCCGGCCTGTCGGTTGGCTAAGTCCGGGGTTAAAACCAAATAGATCGACTACGCATGTAGAACTGCCTGCAGAGGGCTTGCGGACGGGGGTTCAATTCCCCCCGGCTCCACCAGATTCGCAGGAAATGCAGTACCAAAATCAGTATCTTGACTGGCCGGCTTCGAGCTTCGAAGGCCGGCCTTTCTTTTAGTCGCACCTGATCTTTTAGTCGCACCTGATCGCCCGGGACGCCTCCCTGGGCGCCGACAAGGCAGGCTGCCCCGATCCGCGTTCAGCGCGCGGCCTTCCCTGGCGCTTTTTTCGACGCTTTCTTCACGGCTCCCTTCGCCGCTTTCCCAACCGCTTTCCCTGCGGCCTTCTTCCCCGCTTTCTTCGCCGACCGGGTTGCGACGGGCTCGGGTGGCGGTTGGTCGGAGGCGACCTTGCGGTCGGCGGGGGCGGGTTGGCCGCCGACGCCCAGTTGCGGAACCACGCCGTGAGGCCCGGACTGGACCTTTTCGCCGGCCTGCCAGGCCGCGACGTATTCGTTCGCGGCTTCGACCATGGCTTGGCCGATGCTCGCGTAGTCGGCTTCGTTCAGGTTCGCCAGCGACGCGCGTATCGACCACGGCGGGCCGCCGAAGCCGCCGCCATCCATCAGGACCACACCGGATTTCTCCGCCAGCCGGAACAGGAAATCGACCGGCTCGTAGTTCCTGCGCATGTAGTCGCAGAACTCGTCGCCATAGGTGTTGTGGGCCCACACCATGAAGTCCAGCTCCACGTAGTACCACGCGCGCTGCTTGTCTTCGGGCGGCAGCGGAAGGCCCAGGCCGCGCCACAATGCGTCGCGGCGGTCGTGGACGAGCTTCATGGTCAGCTGCTTGTAGCTGTCCTTGCGATCCAGCAGGTGCGACAAGGCGAACAGCGCCATCTGCACCTGCTGCGGCAGCGACAGTCCCGCGGTGTGGTTCAAGGCGACGTCGCGGCTGTCGGCCACCATCCGGTCGATCAGCTTGAGCTTTTCGGGTTCCAGCGTCAGCGCGCCGTAGCGTTCATGCAGGCGCCGGCGTTCCCGATTCGGCAGATTGGCGATGAGCCGGTCCATGCGGTTGTCTTCGTGGATCGCGATGACGCCCAGCCGCCACCCCGTGCACCCGAAATTCTTCGAGAACGAATACACGCATATCGTGTTGGCCGGCACCTCGGCCATCAGGGAGCGGAAGTCGGGCACGAAGGTGCCGTAGACATCGTCGGTCACCAGGATCAGGTCGGGATTCTTCCTGATGATGCCAATGATCTGCCGCATTTCCACCGGGCTGAACGCCACCGAAGGCGGGTTGCTGGGATTGACCGTCACCGCCATCCTGATCTTGGGATCCGCCAGCTTGGCGATTTCGTCGGCGGGGTAATGCCAGTCGTGCGTGCCATCCGCGCGCAGGCTGCTGGCATTGATCGGCACGATCTGGAAGTTGAACCTCTCCAGACGCGAGATCTCGATGTAGGGCGTGAACGTCGGCAGGAAAAGCGCGACCTTGTCGCCCTGCTTCAACAGGCCGTTCTGCTGCAGGCTGTCGAAGATGTAGCACATGGCGGCGGTGCCACCTTCGACGGCGAACAGGTCGAACTTGCCCTTGGGCGGCCGGCCGTCGCACATCTCCTTCATCAGATAGTCGTGCACCACCTGTTCGGTATGGACCAGCATGCGGTCGGGCACGGGATAGTTGTCGCCGACGACGGAGTCGACCAGTTCGTGTATCCACGCATCGGGGTCGAAGCCTTTCTTCTTCCCATAAGCGAGCACGCTGTCCAGGAAGGCCGCGCCCGGCGCATCCCTGTTTTCGCGGATGAACGCGCGCAGCCGCCGCGCGATGCCCGGCTTCGCCGGCAGGCCGGCCATGATGCCGTAGTCGAACACGCGGCGCGCCTCGGACATCGCGAAGTGCCCCAGCAGGAAGAAGGCCTCGCGCGGCTCGGTGGCGATCCAGTTGGGATTGCCGCGACCGGCATTCAGCATGATCGCGGTGGATGTCTTTTCGCGATCCCGCGCCAGGTTGATCAGGAAATCCTTCAACTCGAAGGGCGATAGCTGTTCCAGTTCCTTCTGGCGAGAACGCGTGGTCCTGAGTGTCGAAGCCATGTCGGCACGGGCGGGCGGCAGGACGGATTTCGCTTGGGCGATCATGATGGTTCCCGAAGAACAGGTTGGCGTTGGACAAGCCGACCCGGCGCGGGGCGGTGCGCCGTGAACGGAGGGGTCGACAGGCCGGATGACATCAAGCCATCAGCATGACGATGACGATTCCCCAGATGATCAACAGCGTATTGCCTATGGCGTAGGGGATGGTGTACCCGAGCGCCGGCACCTGGCTCTTGGCGTTTTCCGTGATCTGGCCGATCGCCGCCGTGGTCGTGCGGGCGCCGGCGCATACGCCCAGCGCGATCGCCGGATGGAACTTGAACACGTAGCGCGCGAGAGGAACGCCCAGCAGCATCGGCACGGACGTGGCCACCACGCCGGCCAGGAACAGCTTGAGCCCCAGTTGCCGGAAGCCTTCGACGAAGCCCGGGCCGGACGAAATGCCCACCACGGCAACGAAGGTCGTCAGGCCTACCGATGTCAGGAACCAGTGCACCGCCGCCGGCACCCTGCCGAAGGTGGGATGGACGGAACGCAGATAGCCGAAGACCAGGCCGGCGATCAAGGCGCCGCCGGACGTCGACAAGGTGATGGGGATGCCCGACACCGTCAGCACGAGCGAGCCCAACAGGCCGCCGATGACGATGCCGAAGCCGACGAAGACCATATCCGTCTGCTCGGTCTGGCGATCCGCGTAGCCCAGCTTGTCGACCATCCGCTCCACGTCCCGCTTGGCGCCGACGATGAAAAGATGGTCGCCGCGATCCAGCTTCAGGCCCCAGTTGACCGGCATCTCATGCCCGCCGCGCACGACCTTGCGCAGGAATACGCCACGACCGAACGACGACTGCGGGGATTTGGCGATCTCTCGCAGCGTCTTGCCGGCGACGTTCTTGTTCGTCAGCACGACCTCGATCAACTCGACGGGCAGGTTGATGAGCTCGGGATCCTCGACCTCCTGCCCGACGTTGGCGGCGCCGCGCAGGACCAGTACGTCATGGCGCCCTGTCAGGCCCAGGATGTCTCCGGCCTGCAACGGGGTGGCCGGATCGGCATCGATGATGGTGCCGCCACGGCGGATACGCTCGACGAACACGCGGTCATCACCGAAGCGCGCCTCCAGATCGGCCACGCTCTTGCCTATCAGGTCGGCCTGGTCCAATCGATACACGCGGGCGATGAACCTGCGGTAGCCGGACAGCTCGAGGGTGTCCTGTCCGCCGGCCATCTGCGCCTCGTACTCCTTGCACACCTGCGCCAGATCCACACGCATGAGCTTGGGTCCGATGCTGGCCAGCAGCCACGCGCTGCCTATCGTGCCGAAGATATAGCAGACCGCGTAGGCCACCGGGATGCTGTTGATCCAGCGTGTGCGCGTCGCACTGTCGACGCTGCTCAGGCCGTTGATCGTATCCGTGGCCACGCCCATCACTGCGGAAATGGTCTGCGCGCCCGCCAGCAGGCCCGCGCCGGTGCCGGCATCGAAACCGAAGGCCACCGCGGTGCCCCAGGTGGCGAGCAGGCACAGCACGCACAGCACCACCGCGAACAGGACCTGAGGCAGGCCGTCGCTTCTCATGCCGCGGAAGAATTGCGGTCCCACTCCGTAGCCGAGTCCGAACAGGAACAGCAGGAAAAAGACCTGTTTGACGATGGGCGCGATCTGGATACCGAGCTGGCCGACCAGCACCCCGACCAGCAGGGTGCCCGTCACCGCGCCCAGGCTGAATCCCTTTACCTTCTTGGCGCCTATCCAATAACCCACGCCCAGCGTGAGGAAAATCGCGAGCTCGGGATACTTGCGCAGCGTTTCGAACAGCCATTGCATTGTCTGACTCCCAAGGAGAACAACACTGACAAACGGCTAGAACACCACGACGAACGGTGAGCCATCCCGCAGGTTTTTGCAATGTCGCGACACGTCGGGCACGGCTTTTTTGGTAACTTTCTTTGCCCTCCGGTGCTTTTCCAAAATCGTTGAGCAGGTTCAGG
It encodes the following:
- a CDS encoding bifunctional aspartate transaminase/aspartate 4-decarboxylase; this encodes MIAQAKSVLPPARADMASTLRTTRSRQKELEQLSPFELKDFLINLARDREKTSTAIMLNAGRGNPNWIATEPREAFFLLGHFAMSEARRVFDYGIMAGLPAKPGIARRLRAFIRENRDAPGAAFLDSVLAYGKKKGFDPDAWIHELVDSVVGDNYPVPDRMLVHTEQVVHDYLMKEMCDGRPPKGKFDLFAVEGGTAAMCYIFDSLQQNGLLKQGDKVALFLPTFTPYIEISRLERFNFQIVPINASSLRADGTHDWHYPADEIAKLADPKIRMAVTVNPSNPPSVAFSPVEMRQIIGIIRKNPDLILVTDDVYGTFVPDFRSLMAEVPANTICVYSFSKNFGCTGWRLGVIAIHEDNRMDRLIANLPNRERRRLHERYGALTLEPEKLKLIDRMVADSRDVALNHTAGLSLPQQVQMALFALSHLLDRKDSYKQLTMKLVHDRRDALWRGLGLPLPPEDKQRAWYYVELDFMVWAHNTYGDEFCDYMRRNYEPVDFLFRLAEKSGVVLMDGGGFGGPPWSIRASLANLNEADYASIGQAMVEAANEYVAAWQAGEKVQSGPHGVVPQLGVGGQPAPADRKVASDQPPPEPVATRSAKKAGKKAAGKAVGKAAKGAVKKASKKAPGKAAR
- the aspT gene encoding aspartate-alanine antiporter; this translates as MQWLFETLRKYPELAIFLTLGVGYWIGAKKVKGFSLGAVTGTLLVGVLVGQLGIQIAPIVKQVFFLLFLFGLGYGVGPQFFRGMRSDGLPQVLFAVVLCVLCLLATWGTAVAFGFDAGTGAGLLAGAQTISAVMGVATDTINGLSSVDSATRTRWINSIPVAYAVCYIFGTIGSAWLLASIGPKLMRVDLAQVCKEYEAQMAGGQDTLELSGYRRFIARVYRLDQADLIGKSVADLEARFGDDRVFVERIRRGGTIIDADPATPLQAGDILGLTGRHDVLVLRGAANVGQEVEDPELINLPVELIEVVLTNKNVAGKTLREIAKSPQSSFGRGVFLRKVVRGGHEMPVNWGLKLDRGDHLFIVGAKRDVERMVDKLGYADRQTEQTDMVFVGFGIVIGGLLGSLVLTVSGIPITLSTSGGALIAGLVFGYLRSVHPTFGRVPAAVHWFLTSVGLTTFVAVVGISSGPGFVEGFRQLGLKLFLAGVVATSVPMLLGVPLARYVFKFHPAIALGVCAGARTTTAAIGQITENAKSQVPALGYTIPYAIGNTLLIIWGIVIVMLMA